From a region of the Microbacterium sp. nov. GSS16 genome:
- a CDS encoding thymidine phosphorylase: MTSRQAQGAREAFDAIDVIRAKRDGGAVPEAQLRWMVDAYTRGYVSDAQMASFAMAIFQRGMQRDEIRVLTDAMIASGERMSFASLGKRTVDKHSTGGVGDKITLPLAPLVAVFGVAVPQLSGRGLGHTGGTLDKLESIPGWRAALSNDEMFAQMQSDVGAVICAAGSGLAPADKKLYALRDVTGTVEAIPLIASSIMSKKIAEGTDALVLDVKFGNGAFMQDIDRARELARTMVELGTDSGVATTALLTDMNVPLGRAIGNANEVRESVEILAGGGPADVRELTLALAREMLALAGQPDADVEAALDDGRAMDGWKAMIRAQDGDPDAPLPTARETHVVTAERDGVVTRMDALPFGIAAWRLGAGRARAEDPVIFAAGIDLAVKPGDAITAGQPLFTLSADDDARFSRALEALDGAYEIGDSADAPAARPIVRERITA, translated from the coding sequence ATGACCTCTCGACAAGCTCAGGGAGCCAGGGAGGCGTTCGATGCGATCGACGTCATCCGCGCCAAGCGCGACGGCGGAGCCGTGCCGGAGGCGCAGCTGCGCTGGATGGTGGACGCGTACACGCGCGGCTACGTGTCGGATGCGCAGATGGCCTCGTTCGCCATGGCCATCTTCCAGCGGGGCATGCAGCGCGACGAGATCCGCGTGCTCACCGACGCGATGATCGCCTCGGGTGAGCGGATGAGCTTCGCCAGCCTCGGCAAGCGCACGGTCGACAAGCACTCCACGGGCGGCGTGGGAGACAAGATCACCCTGCCTCTGGCTCCGCTGGTGGCCGTGTTCGGCGTCGCGGTGCCGCAGCTCAGCGGACGCGGGCTCGGTCACACCGGGGGCACGCTCGACAAGCTCGAGTCGATCCCCGGGTGGAGAGCGGCGCTCAGCAACGACGAGATGTTCGCCCAGATGCAGTCGGACGTCGGTGCGGTGATCTGCGCCGCGGGCTCCGGCCTCGCTCCCGCCGACAAGAAGCTCTACGCCCTCCGCGACGTGACGGGTACGGTCGAGGCGATCCCGCTGATCGCGTCGAGCATCATGTCGAAGAAGATCGCCGAGGGCACCGACGCCCTCGTGCTGGACGTGAAGTTCGGCAACGGTGCCTTCATGCAGGACATCGATCGCGCCCGTGAGCTGGCGCGCACGATGGTCGAGCTCGGCACCGACTCGGGTGTGGCGACCACGGCCCTGCTGACCGACATGAACGTTCCGCTCGGACGCGCGATCGGCAACGCCAACGAAGTGCGCGAGTCGGTCGAGATCCTCGCCGGCGGCGGCCCCGCCGACGTGCGCGAGCTGACCCTCGCCCTTGCTAGGGAGATGCTCGCGTTGGCAGGCCAGCCCGACGCCGATGTCGAGGCCGCCCTCGATGACGGCCGCGCCATGGACGGCTGGAAGGCGATGATCCGCGCCCAGGACGGCGACCCGGATGCCCCGCTGCCGACCGCCCGGGAGACGCACGTCGTCACCGCCGAACGCGACGGCGTCGTGACCCGCATGGACGCGCTCCCGTTTGGCATCGCCGCTTGGCGTCTCGGCGCCGGACGCGCGCGCGCCGAGGATCCGGTGATCTTCGCCGCGGGCATCGACCTCGCCGTCAAGCCCGGCGATGCGATCACCGCCGGACAGCCGCTGTTCACGCTTTCGGCCGACGACGACGCCCGCTTCTCCCGCGCCCTCGAAGCGCTGGACGGCGCCTACGAGATCGGCGACAGTGCGGACGCCCCCGCCGCGCGGCCCATAGTGCGCGAGCGCATCACCGCCTGA
- a CDS encoding adenosine deaminase, with protein MKIDELRALPKISLHDHLDGGVRAATILELADASGIATPAQDAKGLSRWISRQSDAGSLVEYLKTFDLVTSVMQSEHALTRIAREFVADLAADGVIYGEVRWAPEQHLAGGLSLDDAVRAVQRGIEEGEDQADAAGRSIRVGQIVSAMRQGSRVREIAELAVRHRESGVVGFDIAGPEDGFPASQHRAAFDYLATEFMPVTVHAGEAAGPASIRSALIDGRALRLGHGVRIAEDLQIIEREGDEVQVQFGDLSRWVRDREIPLELSPSSNLQTGAIAQWGDELSDHPFDLLYQLGFSVTVNVDNRTMSGTSLTRELSLLVSAFDYDLDDLEAFQFNAASAAFLPVEEREELVEMIAEGFER; from the coding sequence ATGAAGATCGACGAGCTGCGCGCTCTGCCCAAGATCTCGCTGCACGACCACCTCGACGGCGGAGTGCGCGCCGCGACGATCCTCGAGCTCGCCGATGCGAGCGGCATCGCGACGCCGGCGCAGGACGCCAAGGGCCTGAGCCGCTGGATCTCTCGGCAGAGCGACGCGGGTTCGCTGGTGGAGTACCTGAAGACGTTCGACCTGGTCACCTCGGTGATGCAGTCCGAACACGCGCTCACCCGCATCGCCCGCGAGTTCGTCGCCGATCTGGCCGCCGACGGCGTGATCTACGGCGAGGTGCGCTGGGCCCCGGAGCAGCACCTCGCAGGCGGTCTGAGCCTCGACGACGCCGTGCGCGCCGTGCAGCGCGGCATCGAAGAGGGCGAGGACCAGGCGGATGCCGCCGGTCGCAGCATCCGCGTCGGACAGATCGTCTCGGCCATGCGGCAGGGATCGCGAGTGCGGGAGATCGCCGAGCTCGCCGTGCGGCATCGCGAGAGCGGCGTCGTCGGCTTCGACATCGCCGGCCCTGAGGACGGGTTCCCCGCGTCGCAGCACCGCGCCGCCTTCGACTACCTCGCCACCGAGTTCATGCCCGTGACGGTGCACGCCGGAGAGGCCGCCGGACCCGCATCCATCCGCTCCGCGCTGATCGACGGACGCGCGCTGCGACTCGGTCACGGCGTGCGCATCGCCGAGGACCTGCAGATCATCGAGCGCGAGGGAGACGAGGTGCAGGTTCAGTTCGGCGACCTGTCACGCTGGGTGCGCGACCGCGAGATCCCGCTCGAGCTCTCGCCGTCGTCGAACCTGCAGACCGGCGCGATCGCGCAGTGGGGCGACGAGCTCTCCGACCACCCGTTCGACCTTCTCTACCAGCTCGGCTTCTCGGTGACCGTGAACGTCGACAACCGCACCATGAGCGGCACGTCGCTGACGCGCGAGCTCTCGCTGCTGGTCAGCGCGTTCGACTACGACCTCGACGATCTCGAGGCATTCCAGTTCAACGCGGCGTCCGCGGCGTTCCTGCCGGTGGAGGAGCGCGAAGAGCTGGTCGAGATGATCGCCGAGGGCTTCGAGCGCTGA
- a CDS encoding carbohydrate kinase family protein encodes MSSVFIAGPASWNTLVVLDRLPEPVPHMQFAEDSWETLGGTSAGKALSLTALGRDALLYAVSAQDAPGTRVRAALADAGVRTLWADGEVTERHLNLMTRAGERVSLYLASPPPTGGAGDAAIEEAMRTADVLVLDLAAEPLRLLPLAQRTRRPIWVDVHDYDGEAEFHQPFLAAADAVFCNADRLDDPIAFLRSRVDAGASLAVCTLGADGAVAIDSDGDEHRVSAVPVDVVDTNGAGDAFLAGVLDARLAGATVPQALSAGARSASTVLGSRHLHPLLDD; translated from the coding sequence ATGAGCTCGGTCTTCATCGCGGGACCCGCATCGTGGAACACGCTCGTCGTGCTCGATCGGCTGCCCGAGCCCGTGCCGCACATGCAGTTCGCGGAGGACTCCTGGGAGACCCTGGGCGGCACGAGCGCGGGTAAGGCCCTGAGCCTGACTGCGCTCGGCCGCGACGCACTTCTGTACGCGGTGAGTGCGCAGGACGCCCCCGGCACGCGGGTGCGCGCGGCGCTGGCGGATGCCGGGGTGCGCACCCTCTGGGCAGATGGAGAGGTCACCGAGCGCCACCTCAACCTGATGACCCGAGCGGGCGAGCGGGTGTCGCTGTACCTCGCGTCCCCGCCGCCCACAGGCGGCGCAGGCGATGCGGCGATCGAGGAGGCTATGCGGACCGCTGACGTGCTCGTGCTGGATCTCGCCGCCGAGCCGCTGCGGCTGCTCCCGCTCGCGCAGCGCACGAGGCGCCCCATCTGGGTCGACGTGCACGACTACGACGGCGAGGCGGAGTTCCACCAGCCGTTCCTCGCCGCGGCCGATGCCGTGTTCTGCAATGCCGATCGGCTCGACGACCCGATCGCCTTCCTGCGCTCGCGCGTCGACGCAGGCGCGTCGCTTGCGGTGTGCACACTCGGCGCGGATGGTGCCGTCGCGATCGACTCCGACGGCGACGAGCACCGCGTCAGCGCGGTGCCGGTCGATGTCGTCGACACCAACGGGGCGGGCGATGCGTTCCTGGCGGGAGTGCTCGACGCACGCCTCGCGGGCGCGACGGTTCCCCAGGCGCTGTCAGCGGGCGCCCGCTCGGCATCGACCGTGCTGGGCTCCCGCCACCTGCACCCGCTGCTCGACGACTGA
- a CDS encoding alpha/beta hydrolase — MPRSRPKRILVRVLWSLAAVIMLLVVGVVIWSQVGVMGAEPDPLAQAEKNPSLTVDQAPEGIVLSPADGESTVGLVFIPGAKVQPEGYISTLQGLAAEDGITVVITRPWLNLAFFDPRGLDAFTSAAPGVSTWIVGGHSLGGVRACQLAPDADALALFASYCANDLSDSGRPVLSPSGSKDGLSTPQKIADARDLLPEGAELIEIDGASHASFGAYGPQAGDGIPSISDDDMRAQITEAVGALAAALG; from the coding sequence ATGCCCCGCTCGCGCCCGAAGCGCATCCTCGTCCGCGTCCTGTGGTCGCTGGCCGCTGTCATCATGCTGCTCGTCGTCGGCGTCGTGATCTGGAGCCAGGTCGGCGTCATGGGCGCCGAGCCCGATCCTCTCGCGCAGGCCGAGAAGAACCCGTCGCTGACCGTCGATCAGGCTCCGGAGGGAATCGTGCTCTCCCCCGCCGACGGCGAGTCGACGGTCGGTCTGGTGTTCATCCCCGGTGCGAAGGTGCAGCCGGAGGGCTACATCTCCACCCTGCAGGGTCTCGCCGCAGAGGACGGCATCACCGTGGTCATCACCCGACCGTGGCTGAACCTGGCGTTCTTCGATCCGCGAGGGCTCGATGCTTTCACGTCTGCCGCCCCCGGGGTGAGCACCTGGATCGTGGGCGGGCATTCGCTGGGCGGGGTGCGCGCCTGCCAGCTCGCGCCGGATGCCGATGCGCTGGCCCTCTTCGCCTCGTACTGCGCGAACGACCTGTCGGACTCTGGCAGGCCCGTGCTCAGCCCGTCGGGCAGCAAGGACGGCCTGTCGACGCCGCAGAAGATCGCGGATGCCAGAGACCTGCTGCCTGAGGGGGCCGAGCTCATCGAGATCGACGGCGCCTCGCACGCGTCCTTCGGCGCCTACGGACCGCAGGCCGGTGACGGCATCCCGTCCATCTCGGACGATGACATGCGCGCGCAGATCACCGAGGCGGTCGGCGCTCTGGCCGCCGCTCTCGGCTGA
- a CDS encoding TSUP family transporter, which produces MLAVIAVATVIAAVIQRVTGLAFVLVLIGPVVLAYGPVEGVTIALFLAVIASLFAVPGAWRDVDWSRTLWLLGAGLAAAPLGALTAAALPETALLFLIGAMGVLALSVQRLGAIARHVRGRPGAIGAGALAGFMHASSGLSGPALASFALGDDWPQRRFAASAQVVFLGYGLVSVALRGLPDSSPLDLTVLGACTAGGIVLGSVVARRVPFALARRVMLLCAWAGTLVMLGRATASLLT; this is translated from the coding sequence GTGCTGGCCGTCATCGCGGTCGCGACGGTCATCGCGGCGGTGATCCAGCGTGTCACGGGCCTGGCGTTCGTGCTCGTGCTGATCGGTCCGGTCGTGCTCGCGTACGGTCCGGTGGAGGGCGTGACGATCGCCCTGTTCCTCGCGGTGATCGCCTCGCTCTTCGCCGTACCCGGCGCATGGCGCGACGTCGACTGGTCACGCACGCTGTGGCTGCTCGGAGCTGGACTCGCCGCCGCTCCCCTCGGCGCACTCACGGCCGCCGCGCTGCCTGAGACGGCTCTGCTGTTCCTCATCGGTGCGATGGGAGTGCTCGCGCTCAGCGTTCAACGGCTGGGTGCGATCGCACGGCATGTGCGCGGTCGACCCGGCGCGATCGGCGCCGGCGCGCTGGCCGGGTTCATGCACGCCTCGAGCGGCCTGTCGGGTCCCGCGCTGGCATCCTTCGCCCTGGGCGACGACTGGCCGCAGCGCAGGTTCGCGGCGAGCGCTCAGGTGGTCTTCCTCGGCTACGGCCTGGTCTCGGTCGCGCTGCGCGGGCTTCCGGATTCCTCGCCGCTCGATCTCACGGTGCTGGGTGCATGCACCGCCGGCGGCATCGTCCTCGGCTCTGTCGTCGCGCGTCGGGTGCCGTTCGCGCTCGCCCGCAGGGTCATGCTGCTATGCGCCTGGGCGGGCACCCTCGTCATGCTCGGGCGAGCGACGGCGTCCCTTCTCACCTGA
- a CDS encoding phospho-sugar mutase gives MSERLSQARAWLRQDPDAETRDELAGIITRAAGGDPAALADLEDRFGQRLAFGTAGLRGELGAGSNRMNRVLVTQAAAGFAGYLLQRGTTRPTVVIGFDGRRNSRRFALDSAEILAGAGLHAILLPRLLPTPVLAFAVRHLHADAGIMVTASHNPPNDNGYKVYLGGEDGGSQIVAPADGQIARHIQRVADAGDVSLLPRSNAYEIAGEDVVDAYIAATAAVAPAPFGVQEMRWVYTAMHGVGWETFSRVVKAAGYPAPRIVDDQRDPDPTFRTVSFPNPEEPGAMDLAFARAREADAEFIIANDPDADRLAVAIPDATAEGGWRRLTGNEVGLLLGWRAARAAQGTPGASLACSLVSSPGLGAVAERYGLDFHETLTGFKWISRAPGMVFGFEEALGYLVNPETVRDKDGISAAVALLGLAAEARVNGSGIAGLLAELGAEIGHFASGQVSVRVDDLSVISGTMASLRAEPPTSFGSRAVASAEDLAAGDAGVPAGDVLRYRLDDGSRVIVRPSGTEPKLKVYIDARGDSPAAAASAVADLESAVRELLSERR, from the coding sequence GTGAGCGAGCGGCTGTCCCAGGCGCGCGCCTGGCTGCGACAGGATCCGGATGCCGAGACCCGCGACGAGCTCGCGGGCATCATCACCCGCGCCGCCGGCGGCGACCCCGCCGCTCTCGCCGACCTCGAGGACCGCTTCGGGCAGCGGCTCGCCTTCGGCACGGCGGGGCTGCGCGGCGAGCTCGGAGCGGGCAGCAACAGGATGAACCGCGTGCTCGTCACCCAGGCGGCGGCCGGCTTCGCGGGCTACCTGCTGCAGCGCGGCACGACCCGCCCGACGGTGGTCATCGGCTTCGACGGCCGACGCAACTCCCGCCGCTTCGCGCTCGACTCGGCCGAGATCCTCGCCGGGGCCGGCCTGCACGCGATCCTGCTGCCGCGCCTGCTGCCGACGCCTGTGCTCGCCTTCGCCGTGCGTCACCTGCATGCGGATGCCGGGATCATGGTCACCGCCAGCCACAACCCGCCGAACGACAACGGCTACAAGGTGTACCTCGGCGGCGAGGACGGCGGTTCGCAGATCGTCGCGCCGGCGGATGGGCAGATCGCCAGGCACATCCAGCGCGTCGCCGATGCGGGCGATGTGAGCCTGCTGCCGCGTTCGAATGCCTACGAGATCGCCGGCGAAGACGTCGTCGACGCCTACATCGCCGCGACCGCGGCTGTCGCACCTGCGCCGTTCGGTGTGCAGGAGATGCGCTGGGTGTACACGGCCATGCACGGCGTGGGCTGGGAGACGTTCTCGCGCGTCGTGAAGGCCGCCGGCTACCCGGCACCGCGCATCGTCGACGACCAGCGCGACCCGGATCCGACGTTCCGCACCGTCTCGTTCCCCAACCCCGAAGAGCCGGGTGCCATGGATCTCGCATTCGCACGGGCGCGCGAGGCGGATGCCGAGTTCATCATCGCGAACGACCCCGACGCGGATCGCCTCGCGGTCGCCATCCCGGATGCCACGGCCGAGGGCGGATGGCGCCGCCTGACCGGCAACGAGGTCGGTCTGCTTCTGGGCTGGCGCGCCGCGCGCGCCGCGCAGGGCACGCCGGGGGCATCCCTCGCCTGTTCGCTGGTCTCCTCCCCCGGCCTCGGCGCCGTCGCCGAGCGCTACGGTCTGGACTTCCACGAGACCCTCACCGGATTCAAGTGGATCTCCCGTGCGCCCGGCATGGTGTTCGGCTTCGAGGAGGCGCTCGGCTACCTGGTGAACCCCGAGACGGTGCGCGATAAGGACGGCATCTCCGCCGCCGTCGCGCTGCTGGGTCTGGCCGCCGAGGCGCGGGTGAACGGCAGCGGCATCGCGGGGCTGCTCGCCGAGCTCGGCGCGGAGATCGGCCACTTCGCCAGCGGACAGGTCTCGGTGCGCGTCGACGACCTGTCGGTGATCTCCGGAACGATGGCCTCGCTGCGGGCCGAGCCTCCGACCTCGTTCGGCTCTCGCGCCGTCGCGTCGGCGGAGGACCTGGCGGCCGGCGATGCGGGCGTGCCCGCCGGGGATGTGCTGCGCTACCGTCTCGACGACGGCTCGCGAGTGATCGTGCGTCCGAGCGGCACCGAGCCGAAGCTCAAGGTGTACATCGACGCGCGCGGCGACAGCCCGGCGGCGGCGGCCTCAGCCGTGGCCGACCTCGAGTCGGCGGTGCGGGAACTGCTCTCCGAGCGCCGCTGA
- a CDS encoding purine-nucleoside phosphorylase produces MRDNSLNPLDDPTADPFAVAADAAADIARLTGVDHHDIALTLGSGWGKAAELIGETVATVPATEVTGFSKPALEGHVGTLRSIRTPGGRNVLVIGARTHYYEAHGVRRVVHSVRTAAATGAKIMVLTNGAGGIRETWRPGQPVLISDHINLTADSPLEGATFVDLTDLYSTRLRDIARTVDPTLDEGVYTQFRGPHYETPAEVQMAKAIGGHIVGMSTALEAIAARQAGMEILGFSLITNLAAGIQKTPLSHEEVIEAGREAEPVISALLARVIEAL; encoded by the coding sequence ATGCGTGACAACTCCCTGAACCCCCTGGACGACCCGACGGCCGATCCGTTCGCCGTCGCCGCCGACGCGGCCGCCGACATCGCTCGTCTCACAGGGGTCGACCACCACGACATCGCTCTGACGCTCGGCTCCGGCTGGGGCAAGGCCGCCGAGCTGATCGGCGAGACCGTCGCCACCGTCCCCGCCACCGAGGTGACCGGCTTCTCCAAGCCCGCACTCGAGGGCCATGTCGGCACGCTGCGCAGCATCCGCACCCCCGGCGGCCGGAACGTGCTGGTGATCGGCGCGCGCACCCACTACTACGAGGCCCACGGCGTGCGCCGGGTGGTGCACTCGGTGCGCACCGCAGCAGCCACGGGGGCGAAGATCATGGTGCTCACCAACGGCGCCGGCGGGATCCGCGAGACCTGGAGGCCGGGTCAGCCGGTGCTGATCAGCGACCACATCAACCTCACGGCCGACTCGCCGCTCGAGGGCGCGACCTTCGTCGACCTCACCGATCTGTACTCGACCAGGCTGCGCGACATCGCCCGCACGGTCGATCCCACCCTCGACGAGGGCGTGTACACCCAGTTCCGCGGCCCGCACTACGAGACCCCCGCAGAGGTGCAGATGGCCAAGGCGATCGGCGGCCACATCGTGGGCATGTCGACCGCCCTCGAGGCCATCGCGGCCCGCCAGGCGGGCATGGAGATCCTCGGCTTCTCGCTCATCACGAACCTCGCCGCAGGCATCCAGAAGACCCCGCTCAGCCACGAGGAGGTCATCGAGGCCGGCCGCGAGGCCGAGCCGGTGATCTCGGCGCTGCTGGCCCGAGTGATCGAGGCGCTGTGA